One Solibacillus sp. R5-41 DNA segment encodes these proteins:
- a CDS encoding carbohydrate ABC transporter permease has protein sequence MKAFSQIIVRIPLLLWAMIVILPLVWMFMGAFKTNAEIFSSPWALPQSFNFSNFERAWNDFNIGRAFLNSFFVTVLGSVLTLLLSIPTAYALERIRSKMGEVLINVYLASMMIPAVLGWIPLFFLLMKLNLLDNLWALSLVYAISHVPFTIFILIGFIGNIPKELEEAAMVDGMSPYGILFKIVTPLIKSGIMTVTILNAISYWNEFFMALILLQTESKTTLGVAMNLLKTKAQYESAWGVLFAGLCIAVVPVIIFYTIFQRSIVKGMTEGAIK, from the coding sequence ATGAAAGCTTTTTCTCAAATTATCGTACGAATTCCGCTTTTACTATGGGCTATGATCGTAATTCTCCCGCTCGTTTGGATGTTTATGGGAGCTTTTAAAACGAACGCAGAAATTTTTTCTTCTCCCTGGGCGCTCCCACAATCCTTTAACTTCTCAAACTTTGAACGCGCATGGAATGACTTCAATATCGGTCGTGCCTTTTTAAATAGCTTTTTTGTTACCGTTTTAGGTTCCGTATTAACGTTATTACTATCAATCCCAACGGCGTACGCATTAGAACGAATCCGCTCAAAAATGGGCGAGGTGCTAATAAATGTTTATTTAGCTTCGATGATGATTCCAGCTGTTTTAGGGTGGATTCCGCTATTCTTTTTATTAATGAAGCTTAATTTACTTGATAATTTATGGGCATTATCTCTTGTATACGCCATTTCACATGTTCCTTTTACCATTTTTATATTAATTGGCTTTATTGGAAACATACCAAAGGAGCTTGAAGAAGCAGCAATGGTAGATGGGATGAGTCCTTATGGTATTTTGTTTAAAATCGTGACCCCTTTGATTAAATCAGGTATTATGACCGTCACAATCTTAAATGCGATTTCTTATTGGAATGAGTTTTTTATGGCGCTTATATTGTTACAAACAGAAAGCAAAACTACCCTAGGGGTTGCTATGAATTTATTGAAAACGAAAGCACAATATGAAAGTGCGTGGGGCGTATTATTTGCAGGCTTATGTATTGCGGTTGTTCCAGTTATTATTTTCTACACGATTTTCCAACGTTCCATTGTAAAGGGAATGACAGAAGGTGCCATCAAATAG
- a CDS encoding carbohydrate ABC transporter permease, with protein MAHTSKQRYLFLAFCLLPTFLLFLVFTVYPMLGGLYYSFFEWSGTSSVKTFIGLDNYVKLWNDSVIKKAIFNDFFFVFVKVIGIMTLSLFFAVALTQLRIKEAPFYRIVFFFPNIMSVVVIGILWQFIYDPSIGLVNSFLTKVGLTEWVRPWLGDMTWVLPSIAIPAIWAGIGLFMLLLMGGISNVPKSLYEAADIDGASEWQQFWRITVPLIWPQIKTSILYIIITSLNGSFVLVQVMTGGGPGSASEVMGSYLYQRAFEDFQFGYGAAIGVLILVVALVTVLISQFILKKEKVEY; from the coding sequence ATGGCGCACACATCGAAACAACGCTACTTATTTTTAGCCTTTTGTTTACTTCCAACGTTTTTATTATTTCTCGTTTTTACTGTGTATCCGATGTTAGGCGGTTTATATTATTCCTTTTTTGAATGGTCAGGCACTAGCTCAGTAAAAACATTTATTGGCTTGGATAATTATGTGAAACTTTGGAATGATTCTGTTATTAAAAAAGCAATATTTAATGATTTCTTCTTCGTATTTGTAAAAGTAATCGGTATTATGACGCTCTCTTTATTTTTTGCGGTGGCGTTAACACAACTACGTATTAAAGAGGCACCGTTTTATCGAATTGTATTTTTCTTTCCGAACATTATGTCTGTTGTAGTAATCGGTATTTTATGGCAATTTATTTATGACCCAAGTATCGGACTTGTAAACAGTTTTTTAACAAAAGTCGGATTAACAGAATGGGTGCGTCCTTGGCTAGGGGATATGACATGGGTTCTACCAAGTATTGCTATTCCTGCAATTTGGGCGGGGATTGGACTATTCATGCTATTGCTTATGGGAGGCATTTCGAATGTCCCTAAAAGTTTATATGAAGCTGCAGATATAGATGGTGCTTCGGAATGGCAACAATTTTGGCGAATAACGGTTCCATTAATTTGGCCTCAAATTAAAACATCAATTTTATACATTATAATTACATCGTTAAACGGCTCATTCGTATTAGTTCAAGTAATGACGGGCGGTGGACCAGGGAGCGCATCAGAAGTAATGGGCTCATATTTATACCAACGCGCATTTGAAGACTTTCAATTTGGTTATGGCGCGGCAATCGGCGTTTTAATTTTAGTCGTGGCTCTGGTAACCGTACTAATCTCACAATTTATCTTGAAAAAAGAAAAAGTTGAATATTAA
- a CDS encoding ABC transporter substrate-binding protein: MNRKKGMKQFWLLFALVGLLMLLAACSDDDTKKDVASENDSGGTKTDSTTTEPAKEDGLSGKLEIQYFVGGYGDEWWKRVIGDFKKEHPNLEIIEHAGPNINTEMNTRWISNSPPDVVYIDGAGSNETQMIAEGQLMDISDFVKDLKMDDGTPLLESFISPAEEIDGGKIYSLPLVFDTWGIWYDAKWFKDNNWTAPTDFDTWLSSMEQIKADTNIAPFITTGQHPQYFERGILNPAFAAAGGEEFLNDLRNGVVEAWQRPEVLEVMKKVQKMVDAKVVDPGFAAYNHTQSQMNFLLHKNAYIPVGFWLPNEMKNDTPSDLEFGFTPTPMNNPGEPLALVPDIRTIAVAEKAKNPEAAKAFLEFIFTEQYAQAFAESTGAIMNLKNVDLSANTNVPEFLTGINDMINNPSAVQLYKRNTPNAEEQKIAVEITNEIKLQLVEVLLGKKTAEQFVDTMTKKAQELRK, encoded by the coding sequence ATGAATCGCAAAAAAGGTATGAAGCAATTTTGGCTATTATTTGCATTAGTAGGATTGTTGATGTTGTTAGCAGCTTGTTCAGATGATGATACGAAAAAGGACGTAGCATCAGAAAATGATAGTGGCGGTACCAAAACAGATAGTACAACTACGGAACCAGCAAAAGAGGACGGGTTATCAGGTAAATTAGAAATTCAATATTTCGTAGGTGGTTACGGGGATGAATGGTGGAAACGTGTAATTGGTGATTTCAAAAAAGAGCACCCGAATTTAGAAATTATTGAACATGCTGGACCTAATATAAATACTGAAATGAATACACGTTGGATTTCAAATTCGCCACCAGATGTAGTTTATATCGATGGAGCTGGCTCAAATGAAACACAAATGATTGCAGAAGGTCAATTAATGGATATTAGTGATTTTGTAAAAGATTTAAAAATGGATGATGGCACACCGTTATTGGAGAGCTTCATATCACCAGCTGAAGAAATTGATGGTGGGAAAATTTATTCGTTACCGCTTGTATTTGATACATGGGGCATTTGGTATGATGCAAAATGGTTTAAAGATAATAATTGGACAGCACCAACAGACTTTGATACTTGGTTAAGTTCAATGGAGCAAATTAAAGCAGATACGAATATTGCACCATTTATTACGACGGGTCAACACCCACAATACTTCGAACGCGGCATATTAAATCCAGCCTTTGCAGCAGCTGGAGGGGAAGAATTTTTAAATGATTTAAGAAATGGTGTAGTAGAAGCATGGCAAAGACCAGAAGTGTTAGAAGTGATGAAAAAGGTTCAGAAAATGGTAGATGCTAAAGTCGTTGATCCTGGATTTGCGGCATATAACCATACGCAATCACAAATGAATTTCCTACTGCATAAAAACGCATACATTCCAGTAGGGTTCTGGTTACCAAATGAAATGAAAAATGACACACCAAGTGACCTTGAATTCGGGTTTACGCCAACGCCGATGAATAATCCGGGAGAGCCTTTAGCATTAGTACCAGATATTCGTACAATTGCGGTTGCTGAAAAAGCAAAAAATCCAGAAGCGGCAAAAGCGTTTCTTGAGTTCATATTTACAGAGCAATATGCACAAGCATTTGCAGAATCAACAGGTGCCATTATGAACTTGAAAAATGTAGATCTTTCAGCAAATACAAATGTGCCGGAGTTCTTAACAGGCATTAATGACATGATTAACAATCCAAGTGCTGTCCAACTTTATAAACGTAACACGCCAAACGCAGAGGAACAAAAAATTGCCGTTGAAATTACAAATGAAATAAAGCTTCAACTTGTAGAGGTTTTATTAGGTAAGAAAACGGCAGAGCAATTTGTAGACACCATGACGAAAAAAGCACAGGAATTACGGAAATAA
- a CDS encoding MurR/RpiR family transcriptional regulator: protein MVENGIERIRSGIGLLKPTEKIVADFIVNNTEKIIHMPIAQLSLETKTSEATIIRMCRALHFKGFRDLKLSIAASLGQTKESTAYSELEKNSTIAQMIQTISVHNIQSIQQTLIANDKRELNKVIHQLDHARKIIVIGVGASAVVALDLEHKFKRIDKWCEAIIDSHGQLIAATHVNNKDIIFAISYSGETKEIINAVSEAKKNGATIITMTQNQRNALQTYADSSLFIVSNEAMIRSAATASRIAQLTLIDILFTGVATLKFDRSIEVLDRTRKTIANYSR, encoded by the coding sequence ATGGTCGAAAATGGGATAGAAAGAATTCGGTCTGGGATAGGGCTATTAAAGCCAACTGAAAAAATTGTAGCGGACTTTATTGTGAACAATACGGAGAAAATTATACATATGCCGATTGCGCAACTCTCATTAGAAACAAAAACGAGTGAAGCGACAATTATTCGTATGTGCCGTGCACTACATTTTAAAGGGTTTAGGGATCTAAAGCTAAGCATTGCGGCGTCCTTAGGTCAAACAAAAGAGAGCACCGCCTATTCAGAGCTTGAAAAAAACTCTACGATTGCTCAAATGATTCAAACAATTAGTGTTCATAACATACAATCTATACAACAGACATTAATTGCAAATGATAAACGTGAACTAAATAAGGTTATTCATCAACTTGATCATGCCAGGAAGATTATAGTAATAGGTGTTGGTGCATCGGCGGTAGTTGCACTTGATTTAGAGCATAAGTTTAAGAGAATTGATAAATGGTGTGAAGCAATTATCGATAGTCATGGGCAACTAATTGCAGCAACACATGTAAACAATAAAGATATTATTTTTGCTATTTCCTATTCAGGTGAAACAAAAGAAATTATTAACGCTGTTTCTGAGGCGAAAAAAAATGGGGCAACCATTATTACAATGACTCAAAATCAAAGAAATGCATTACAGACGTATGCGGATAGTTCATTATTTATCGTTTCAAATGAGGCAATGATTCGCAGTGCAGCAACGGCATCAAGAATTGCACAATTAACATTGATTGATATTTTATTTACTGGTGTGGCCACTTTGAAGTTTGATCGATCAATTGAAGTGTTAGACCGCACGAGAAAAACAATCGCGAATTATTCTCGTTAA
- a CDS encoding metallophosphoesterase family protein, whose protein sequence is MQYALLGDLHSHYKCTKSVLEHIKEVAPQAEIIGLGDLFECTIGKKKAQKIRNAPVEVAAILEKEFTNLLTFPSIIGNQEERIALVTGDKRFLQYENVYEIENATLMHGHQFDWDEDFNPTFPPIETPLLFFGHSHHAAIYVNGERQAVPYNKPLSIGEKCYQINVGPVVENMEWCLYDSEVMSVTFMQAIKFDPE, encoded by the coding sequence ATGCAATACGCATTATTAGGTGATTTACATTCACATTATAAATGTACAAAATCGGTACTTGAGCACATAAAAGAAGTGGCTCCTCAAGCTGAAATTATTGGATTGGGCGACTTATTTGAATGTACAATTGGTAAAAAAAAAGCACAAAAAATTCGTAATGCACCAGTGGAAGTTGCTGCTATTTTAGAAAAGGAGTTTACTAATTTATTAACGTTTCCATCGATTATTGGCAATCAAGAGGAGCGTATCGCCCTTGTTACTGGAGACAAGCGCTTTTTACAATATGAAAACGTGTACGAAATAGAAAATGCAACATTAATGCATGGGCATCAATTCGATTGGGATGAGGATTTTAATCCGACATTTCCACCGATCGAGACACCTTTATTATTTTTTGGACATAGTCATCATGCAGCAATTTATGTAAATGGGGAACGACAAGCCGTACCTTATAATAAGCCACTTTCAATCGGAGAGAAATGCTATCAAATTAATGTTGGTCCGGTTGTTGAGAACATGGAATGGTGTCTTTATGATAGCGAGGTAATGAGCGTCACTTTTATGCAAGCAATCAAATTCGACCCAGAATAA
- a CDS encoding radical SAM/SPASM domain-containing protein, with amino-acid sequence MKTFKKVYIEITSVCNLACSFCPPTERAKGLIKVEQFANILDEISGYTKYIYLHVKGEPLLHPRIGQLLDIAHEKGFKVNITTNGTLIKKNREKLLGKPALRQINFSLHSFDGHEGSENREKYLEEILKFVREVREHNVIISYRLWNLQRNHLSEEANRRNRETLEILENEYELDYEIQERVEMGKGVKIAKNIYLNQDHEFRWPSLLEKADEGKGFCHALRTHAAILVDGSVVPCCLDGEGVINLGNVHEQKFGDIIESERAQNLVDGFSRREAVEELCKKCGFRQKFGLDHELPEL; translated from the coding sequence TTGAAAACATTTAAAAAAGTTTATATTGAGATTACAAGCGTTTGTAACCTAGCATGTAGTTTTTGTCCGCCAACTGAGCGTGCAAAAGGTTTAATAAAAGTCGAACAGTTTGCTAATATACTTGATGAAATTAGCGGCTATACTAAATATATCTATTTACATGTAAAAGGGGAGCCATTATTGCATCCACGCATTGGACAGTTATTGGATATTGCACATGAAAAAGGATTTAAAGTAAATATTACGACGAATGGTACATTAATTAAAAAAAATCGTGAAAAATTATTAGGCAAGCCCGCATTACGTCAAATCAATTTTTCTCTGCATAGCTTTGATGGACATGAAGGTTCTGAAAACCGCGAGAAATATTTAGAGGAAATATTAAAATTTGTTCGTGAAGTACGTGAGCATAATGTGATTATTTCGTATCGTCTGTGGAATTTACAGCGCAATCACCTTTCAGAAGAAGCAAATCGTAGAAATCGTGAAACGCTTGAAATTCTTGAAAATGAGTATGAACTTGATTATGAAATTCAAGAGCGTGTTGAGATGGGGAAAGGCGTAAAAATTGCCAAAAATATTTACTTAAACCAAGACCACGAATTCCGTTGGCCGAGTTTGCTTGAAAAGGCAGATGAAGGAAAAGGGTTCTGCCATGCATTGCGTACCCATGCAGCGATTTTAGTAGACGGCTCAGTAGTGCCATGCTGCTTGGATGGTGAAGGGGTAATTAATTTAGGAAATGTCCATGAGCAAAAATTTGGTGACATTATTGAAAGTGAACGTGCACAAAATTTAGTAGATGGCTTTTCACGCCGAGAAGCAGTAGAAGAACTATGTAAAAAATGTGGCTTCCGTCAAAAATTTGGATTGGATCACGAGCTGCCAGAATTGTAA
- a CDS encoding LLM class flavin-dependent oxidoreductase: MELGITTFVETTKNAVNGGTIPHDVRIREVVEEIVLADQVGLDVFGVGEHHREDFAASAPEMILAAAASQTKNIRLTSAVTVLSSADPVRVFQNFSTLDAISNGRAEIMAGRGSFIESFPLFGYDLDDYNELFDEKLELLLELCKNEVVNWQGKHRASIENLQVFPRSVQNPLPVTIASGGTPQSAVRAGLLGLPLVLAIIGGSPLQFAPLVEYYKRAAIKAGHDVNKLKIASHSHGFIAQTNEQAREKFYPSTALVMNQLAKERGWGPYSRHTFDSMSELEGALYVGDPETVAEKIIFLRKHVGIDRFMIHMPVGSMPHDDVMRAIELFGKEVAPIVRVEVAKLEREQ, translated from the coding sequence ATGGAATTAGGAATTACAACGTTTGTAGAAACGACGAAAAATGCAGTGAATGGAGGAACGATCCCACATGATGTCCGTATTCGAGAGGTAGTTGAGGAAATTGTATTAGCGGATCAAGTAGGGCTTGATGTATTTGGCGTTGGTGAGCATCATCGTGAGGATTTTGCAGCATCTGCTCCAGAAATGATTTTAGCAGCAGCGGCATCGCAAACGAAAAATATTCGATTAACTAGTGCTGTAACGGTTTTATCATCTGCGGATCCTGTACGAGTATTTCAAAATTTTTCAACATTAGACGCCATTTCAAATGGGCGAGCAGAAATTATGGCTGGGCGCGGTTCATTTATCGAGTCTTTCCCGCTATTTGGCTACGATTTAGACGATTATAATGAATTATTCGATGAAAAATTAGAACTGCTATTAGAACTTTGTAAAAATGAAGTGGTCAATTGGCAAGGGAAGCACCGCGCATCAATCGAAAATTTACAAGTGTTCCCACGCTCTGTTCAAAATCCATTACCTGTGACCATTGCAAGTGGAGGTACGCCTCAATCTGCTGTTCGTGCAGGACTATTAGGATTGCCACTCGTGCTGGCGATTATTGGAGGAAGTCCATTGCAGTTTGCACCGTTAGTAGAATACTATAAACGCGCAGCAATAAAGGCAGGACATGATGTGAACAAGCTGAAAATTGCCTCTCATTCACATGGTTTTATTGCACAAACAAATGAACAAGCAAGAGAGAAATTTTATCCTTCTACTGCGCTTGTTATGAATCAATTAGCAAAAGAGCGCGGCTGGGGCCCCTATTCCCGTCATACATTTGATTCGATGTCTGAGTTAGAAGGCGCACTATATGTTGGTGACCCGGAAACAGTAGCAGAAAAAATTATTTTCCTGAGAAAGCATGTCGGTATAGATCGTTTTATGATTCACATGCCAGTCGGTTCGATGCCACATGACGATGTAATGCGTGCAATTGAGTTATTTGGTAAGGAAGTTGCGCCAATTGTCCGTGTAGAAGTAGCGAAATTAGAGCGTGAACAGTAA
- a CDS encoding DUF1456 family protein: MDNNDILIRVRYAMDLKNREMVEIFGLGGVTVKPEDMPKILTKSLEKDEEIPADYEQVKVNHKTLEAFFNGLITLKRGPMPKKEGQVTPVQEKPDHVNNMVLKKLKVACQLTTEEMLDVLDEGGIAVSKGELGAIMRKPGHRNYKECGDNFARKFIKGLSVRYRGKKDGTV, translated from the coding sequence ATGGATAATAATGATATTTTAATTCGCGTGCGTTATGCAATGGATTTAAAAAATAGAGAAATGGTTGAAATATTTGGATTAGGCGGCGTAACGGTAAAGCCTGAGGATATGCCAAAAATATTAACGAAGTCTTTAGAAAAAGATGAGGAAATTCCGGCTGATTATGAGCAAGTGAAGGTGAATCACAAAACACTGGAAGCATTTTTCAATGGGCTTATTACGCTGAAGCGCGGTCCGATGCCTAAAAAAGAAGGGCAAGTTACTCCAGTACAGGAAAAGCCAGATCATGTAAATAACATGGTACTGAAAAAGCTCAAAGTTGCTTGTCAACTGACAACAGAAGAGATGCTTGATGTTCTAGATGAGGGCGGAATTGCTGTTTCTAAAGGAGAGCTAGGTGCCATAATGCGTAAGCCTGGTCATCGTAATTATAAAGAATGTGGCGATAATTTTGCGCGTAAATTTATTAAAGGGTTATCTGTTCGATACCGTGGTAAAAAAGACGGAACAGTGTAA
- a CDS encoding catalase: MEEEILTNGQGHPITNNQQLRSVGNRGPATLENYDFIEKISHFDRERIPERVVHARGAGAHGFFEAYGTLEGEPISNYTRAKLFQEKGKKTPVFVRFSSVIHGGHSPETLRDPRGFAVKFYTEDGNWDLVGNNLKIFFIRDAMKFPDMIHAFKPDPITNRQDAERFFDFCAASPESFHMVTLVYSPWGIPANYRMMQGSGVNTYKWVNAQGKAVLVKYHWEPKQGIHNLTQQQAQEIQGKNFNHATQDLYEAIEQGDYPEWELFVQLMEDGPHPELDFDPLDDTKLWPKELFPWKAVGKMTLNKNPEDYFAEVEQAAFGTGVLVDGLDFSDDKMLQGRTFSYSDTQRHRVGTNYLQLPINAPKKQVATNQRGGQMQYKVQTNKNPHINYEPSLLGGLKEAPQAGKDHTPFVEGHLVRAPLDRTNDTKQAGETYREFEKWEQDDLILNLTTDLAKCSPTIQETMLRYAEQADVDYGRRLRENLKTSSENTGPLGNATSDEGVQQATDESRETGPL, translated from the coding sequence ATGGAAGAGGAAATTTTAACGAATGGACAAGGACATCCGATAACAAACAATCAACAACTAAGATCTGTTGGTAATCGAGGCCCTGCCACATTAGAAAATTATGATTTTATTGAAAAGATTAGTCACTTTGATAGAGAGCGTATCCCGGAGCGTGTCGTTCATGCGAGGGGTGCGGGAGCCCATGGTTTTTTTGAGGCTTATGGAACTTTAGAAGGTGAGCCGATTTCAAACTACACGAGAGCAAAGTTATTTCAAGAAAAGGGCAAGAAAACGCCTGTATTTGTACGGTTTTCAAGTGTTATTCATGGCGGACATTCGCCGGAAACATTACGTGATCCGCGCGGGTTTGCGGTTAAGTTTTATACTGAAGACGGCAACTGGGATTTAGTAGGTAATAATTTGAAAATTTTTTTCATTCGAGATGCGATGAAGTTTCCTGATATGATCCATGCATTTAAACCAGACCCTATTACGAACCGACAAGATGCAGAACGATTTTTTGATTTTTGTGCAGCTTCTCCGGAAAGCTTTCATATGGTGACTTTAGTTTATTCGCCTTGGGGAATTCCTGCAAATTACCGTATGATGCAAGGTTCAGGGGTAAATACGTATAAATGGGTCAATGCGCAAGGAAAAGCAGTGCTTGTTAAATATCATTGGGAACCGAAGCAAGGGATTCACAACTTAACGCAGCAACAGGCACAAGAAATTCAAGGCAAAAATTTTAATCATGCCACGCAAGATTTGTATGAAGCGATTGAACAAGGGGATTATCCAGAGTGGGAGTTATTCGTACAACTAATGGAAGACGGTCCACATCCAGAGCTCGATTTTGACCCACTTGATGATACGAAACTTTGGCCAAAAGAGTTATTTCCTTGGAAAGCAGTTGGCAAAATGACACTAAACAAAAACCCCGAAGATTATTTTGCAGAAGTAGAGCAAGCTGCTTTTGGGACAGGGGTTCTTGTGGATGGTCTCGATTTTTCCGATGATAAAATGTTACAAGGTCGTACATTTAGTTATTCTGATACGCAACGACACCGTGTAGGGACGAATTATTTACAATTGCCTATTAATGCACCGAAAAAACAAGTTGCCACAAATCAACGCGGTGGCCAAATGCAATATAAAGTACAAACAAATAAAAATCCCCATATTAATTATGAACCTTCTTTGTTAGGGGGGCTTAAAGAAGCACCGCAAGCTGGAAAGGACCATACACCATTTGTTGAAGGGCATCTCGTACGCGCGCCACTTGACCGAACGAATGACACGAAACAAGCTGGTGAAACGTATCGAGAATTTGAAAAGTGGGAGCAAGACGATTTAATTTTGAATTTAACGACCGATTTAGCAAAATGCTCTCCAACAATTCAAGAAACGATGCTTCGTTATGCCGAGCAAGCAGATGTTGACTATGGTAGACGTTTACGAGAGAATTTGAAGACAAGTAGTGAAAATACCGGACCTCTTGGCAATGCAACAAGTGATGAAGGTGTTCAGCAAGCAACTGACGAGAGTAGAGAAACTGGACCACTGTAA
- a CDS encoding MFS transporter, translating to MDKRNSKYRWIVFVSVLFTYLLMASQRTAPGLITEQLMRDFHVAASTIGLLTSIQFFVYTSLQIPMGILADRYGPNFFLIIGATLTGLGTIIYSFGTHEFVLFFARILTGIGDATIWVNMVLILAQWFHTKEFVRLIGLAGMTGSLGFLLATVPFSAWIDLLGWRVAFFTAGFLLCCCGVLLYFVLIKKPQRISFVEQEVVTHNVQRENTVALLRRIFSNRQAWALFFCHFGVVGGYVGFISSWAVPYGMNMYEMTRSEASQLIMIGLIGALIGAPLFGWISSQLEMIKRPYIVVQMTVLIGWFTFLLYKGQPTPYLLIILFFIIGIGYGASALSFAAVRKSFSLKDSGIVSGFVNTGGFLSAVLLPIIFGLILDYFQSTSGNLVDGYYYSFITPVLFSIMGLIGIISYKEKLQETEDKTNIHTS from the coding sequence CTGGACAAACGAAATAGCAAATATAGATGGATTGTATTTGTATCGGTGTTATTTACTTATTTGTTAATGGCGAGCCAACGAACTGCTCCAGGATTAATAACTGAACAGCTAATGAGAGATTTTCATGTAGCAGCTTCAACGATTGGATTATTAACAAGTATCCAATTTTTTGTTTACACAAGTTTGCAAATTCCAATGGGGATTTTAGCTGACCGCTATGGGCCGAACTTTTTTCTTATTATTGGGGCTACGCTTACAGGTTTAGGTACAATTATTTATAGTTTTGGGACTCATGAATTTGTTCTGTTTTTTGCTAGAATACTAACAGGTATCGGGGATGCGACCATATGGGTTAATATGGTGCTCATTTTGGCACAATGGTTTCATACGAAGGAATTTGTTCGGTTAATCGGTTTAGCAGGAATGACAGGAAGTCTAGGCTTCTTATTGGCAACAGTCCCTTTTTCCGCATGGATCGATTTACTCGGTTGGAGGGTAGCGTTTTTCACAGCGGGCTTCCTATTATGTTGCTGTGGCGTACTTCTATATTTTGTACTTATTAAAAAACCACAGCGCATCTCTTTCGTTGAACAAGAGGTGGTAACGCATAATGTACAACGAGAAAATACAGTTGCTTTACTCCGAAGAATTTTTTCGAACCGGCAAGCATGGGCCTTATTTTTTTGTCACTTTGGTGTAGTCGGTGGTTATGTTGGTTTTATTAGTTCTTGGGCTGTACCATATGGGATGAACATGTATGAAATGACACGTTCTGAAGCAAGTCAGCTCATTATGATTGGTTTAATCGGGGCACTAATTGGAGCGCCTCTATTCGGTTGGATTTCTAGTCAGTTAGAAATGATAAAAAGACCGTATATTGTTGTGCAAATGACTGTTTTAATCGGATGGTTTACGTTTCTTTTATATAAAGGGCAGCCAACTCCTTATTTGCTCATCATTCTTTTCTTTATAATAGGGATTGGTTACGGGGCAAGTGCGTTATCGTTTGCAGCTGTACGTAAATCTTTCTCACTGAAAGATTCTGGCATTGTTTCGGGTTTTGTAAATACAGGTGGATTTTTAAGTGCTGTGTTGTTACCGATTATTTTTGGATTAATTTTGGATTATTTTCAATCTACTTCAGGTAATTTAGTAGATGGATACTATTATAGTTTCATCACGCCAGTTCTCTTTTCAATAATGGGCTTGATCGGTATCATTTCTTATAAGGAAAAGCTTCAGGAAACAGAGGATAAAACGAACATCCATACATCTTAA
- a CDS encoding DUF4256 domain-containing protein, with the protein MRNENRKLSQEQQEEILNLLKGRFEKNMNRHPELEWVNVQEKLEANPEKLWSLFEMERTEGEPDVVFFDEQTGEYVFYDCSAESPKGRRSVCYDREALESRKQHKPQTSAMDMVTDMGIEILTEEQYRALQNLGEFDKKTSSWVDTPSDIRKLGGAIFCDRRYNKVFVYHNGADSYYAARGFRGSLKV; encoded by the coding sequence ATGAGAAACGAAAACAGGAAATTATCACAGGAACAACAGGAAGAAATACTTAACCTATTGAAAGGTCGTTTTGAGAAAAATATGAATCGCCATCCAGAGCTTGAATGGGTAAACGTTCAAGAAAAACTGGAAGCAAATCCTGAAAAACTGTGGTCTCTATTTGAAATGGAAAGAACGGAAGGCGAACCGGATGTCGTTTTCTTTGATGAACAAACAGGGGAATACGTCTTTTATGATTGTTCAGCGGAAAGTCCTAAAGGCCGTAGAAGTGTTTGTTATGACCGTGAAGCATTAGAATCAAGAAAGCAACACAAACCACAAACGAGTGCAATGGATATGGTGACAGATATGGGAATTGAAATCTTAACAGAAGAACAATACCGGGCGCTACAAAATCTTGGGGAATTTGATAAGAAAACATCTAGTTGGGTGGATACACCATCGGACATTAGAAAACTAGGTGGTGCGATTTTCTGTGACCGCCGCTATAACAAAGTCTTTGTATACCATAATGGAGCAGATTCCTACTATGCTGCTAGGGGCTTTCGTGGCTCGCTAAAAGTATAA